In bacterium, one DNA window encodes the following:
- a CDS encoding aminodeoxychorismate/anthranilate synthase component II, whose translation MLLMIDNYDSFVYNLVQYFGELKQKVVVFRNDAISIEKIKKLKPSHIVISPGPGRPEDAGISCDVIKNFTGSIPILGVCLGHQCIGYVYGGKIIKADKLMHGKTSIIYHKKTGLYKGIPSPFTATRYHSLLIKNGSLPPEIIVDAWTKEGEIMGVRHKKYKLFGVQFHPEAVLTEYGKTILKNFLSL comes from the coding sequence ATGCTTTTGATGATAGACAACTATGATTCTTTTGTCTATAACCTTGTACAGTACTTCGGAGAACTAAAACAGAAGGTAGTAGTATTCAGGAACGATGCTATCTCCATTGAGAAGATTAAAAAATTAAAGCCCTCCCATATAGTTATATCACCGGGTCCTGGAAGACCTGAAGATGCAGGGATTTCCTGTGATGTAATAAAAAACTTTACAGGAAGTATACCCATATTAGGTGTGTGTCTGGGGCATCAGTGTATTGGCTATGTTTATGGTGGCAAGATTATAAAAGCAGACAAACTTATGCACGGCAAGACCTCCATTATATACCACAAAAAGACAGGGCTATATAAAGGTATTCCTTCTCCATTTACTGCTACAAGGTACCACTCACTCCTCATCAAAAACGGTTCTTTACCACCTGAAATTATTGTTGATGCGTGGACGAAAGAGGGTGAGATAATGGGAGTACGACATAAAAAATATAAACTATTTGGTGTTCAGTTCCATCCAGAGGCAGTACTTACCGAGTATGGCAAAACAATTCTTAAAAACTTTCTTTCCCTCTGA
- a CDS encoding AIR synthase-related protein, producing MTTYKRAGVDISLGDTCSKIMSSASNSTFKNRKGKKGEVKILESEGLHRVITISLGTMKLMLNSDGIGTKVEIAERTGIHRTMAYDLFAMLCDDAVRYGAEPVAISNILDVNKLSVEVVKELSEGMVKAAKDAGVAVVSGEIAELGIRISGYGKYNYNWAGTVLSIIRREIKPDMIKKGQCIVALKEDGFRSNGISLVRKILSEKYGGNWHKKKIKGKRLGEMVLTPSRIYTPAGLDMLSFVEGIVHITGGGIPGKLGRVLSASGTGADIIDLYEPPDIMFLCQKCGGVDDREAYTVWNMGQGMLLITSQPEKVIKTAEKYKIKAKVSGEITGKKGIRLVSKGYYKQGRVLLFP from the coding sequence ATGACTACTTATAAACGGGCAGGTGTTGATATATCTTTAGGGGATACCTGTTCAAAGATAATGTCTTCTGCTTCTAACAGTACATTTAAGAACAGGAAAGGGAAGAAGGGAGAGGTTAAAATTTTAGAAAGCGAGGGACTTCACAGGGTTATCACAATATCCCTCGGGACTATGAAACTGATGCTTAATAGCGATGGTATCGGCACAAAAGTAGAGATTGCTGAAAGAACAGGTATTCATAGAACAATGGCATATGACCTATTTGCGATGCTGTGTGATGATGCTGTAAGGTATGGTGCAGAACCGGTGGCTATCTCCAATATCCTTGATGTAAATAAACTTTCTGTGGAGGTGGTAAAAGAGTTATCTGAAGGGATGGTAAAGGCAGCAAAAGATGCAGGGGTTGCTGTTGTATCAGGAGAGATAGCAGAGTTAGGTATTCGTATCTCCGGCTATGGAAAGTATAACTACAACTGGGCAGGGACGGTTTTAAGTATTATAAGAAGAGAGATAAAACCAGATATGATTAAGAAGGGACAGTGTATTGTAGCACTGAAAGAGGATGGGTTCAGGTCCAACGGAATATCTCTCGTAAGGAAGATTCTATCAGAGAAATACGGAGGAAACTGGCACAAAAAGAAGATAAAAGGGAAAAGATTAGGTGAGATGGTGCTTACCCCTTCAAGGATTTATACCCCTGCGGGGCTGGATATGTTAAGTTTTGTTGAAGGAATAGTACATATTACAGGTGGTGGTATCCCGGGAAAATTAGGAAGAGTGCTTTCAGCAAGTGGAACAGGAGCAGATATTATAGACCTTTATGAACCACCAGATATTATGTTTTTATGTCAGAAATGTGGCGGTGTGGATGATAGAGAGGCATATACGGTATGGAATATGGGTCAGGGGATGCTTCTTATTACATCACAGCCAGAAAAGGTTATTAAGACAGCAGAGAAATATAAGATTAAAGCAAAGGTATCAGGAGAGATTACAGGAAAAAAAGGTATCCGTCTTGTCAGTAAGGGATATTATAAACAGGGCAGAGTTCTGCTTTTTCCATAA
- the kdsB gene encoding 3-deoxy-manno-octulosonate cytidylyltransferase, with product MRKEKIICVIPARYGSERLKGKVLYEINGKTVLHRVYERAKKVKEFSAIYIATDDRRVAEEAGRIGAEVIMTSPDCKSGTDRVAEAVKDMDVDIVVNIQADEPFLPVEAVEKPLEIMKKDKDIYAATSATKIRKADEVYDTNVVKIVFDKEGNTLYSSRSLIPYPSLYFTGNTPELLKRVSFYKHIGVYLFRKEFLKIFHKLPVSPLERIEKLEQLRIIENGYKLKVIVIQRDSPSVDTLEDIKRLTAME from the coding sequence ATGAGGAAAGAAAAGATAATATGTGTGATACCTGCAAGGTACGGCTCTGAACGGTTGAAAGGTAAAGTGCTTTATGAAATCAATGGAAAGACCGTGCTCCACAGGGTATATGAAAGGGCAAAGAAGGTTAAAGAGTTCTCTGCTATATATATTGCCACAGATGATAGAAGGGTAGCAGAGGAAGCAGGACGGATAGGCGCAGAAGTGATAATGACATCCCCTGACTGTAAAAGCGGGACTGACAGGGTAGCAGAGGCAGTTAAAGATATGGATGTGGATATAGTGGTAAATATACAGGCAGATGAGCCATTTTTACCTGTTGAAGCAGTTGAAAAACCACTGGAGATAATGAAAAAAGATAAGGACATTTATGCTGCCACATCAGCCACAAAGATAAGAAAAGCAGATGAGGTCTATGATACAAATGTTGTAAAAATTGTTTTTGATAAGGAAGGGAATACCCTTTATTCTTCCCGTTCTTTAATCCCCTACCCTTCTCTCTATTTCACAGGCAATACTCCTGAATTGTTGAAAAGGGTGAGTTTTTATAAACATATAGGTGTATATCTTTTCAGGAAGGAGTTTCTCAAGATATTCCATAAACTGCCTGTCAGTCCGCTTGAAAGGATTGAGAAATTAGAGCAGTTAAGGATTATTGAAAACGGATATAAACTTAAGGTTATAGTTATCCAGAGGGATTCTCCTTCAGTGGATACACTGGAAGATATAAAACGTCTCACGGCAATGGAGTAA